The Setaria viridis chromosome 9, Setaria_viridis_v4.0, whole genome shotgun sequence sequence GCGATCTGTATGGGTGGTCCCCACCATTGCTGCTGCGGCTGAGCCAACATGAGCTGACCAACCCAGCCGTCAAATACCAGGGGGCCTTTCCCACTGCTTTGCCCCTCCCTGCTGTTTCTTTGCCCACGCCCTCGTGGCCTTCTCCCTTCTCGCTCCTCGGTTTGGGAACGAAACAACGAAAAAAGGGGTTCCGGCCGCGGATGAAGCCAGGCCAGATAATTAACCCAGATGTGCATGTCGAGTTCGTCGTATAACATCTATACAATGCAACGCAAACTCGTATACTAAAAGCATTTTTAGCAGATtaattttctccttttttttctttacctcTTTCATCGTTCACCTTTTCATCCCACTTGTTAGTGACacttctctcctcttctctcccacgCACGACCTCCCATGACAGCACGCACCACGTATAGcggggtggccggcgggcgaCGGCACACGTGGGTGCCGCGGCGGGTAGTGGCAtgggcggccggcgaggtggccAATGGTGGCGGCCAGCGATGGCAGCCAGCGGGGCACATGTTGGCACACGGAAACCACGGCCAACGACGGGCAAAGGTGCGGGCGGAAGGTGAGGGCGGCCAGCAAGGGAGGTCGTTAGTGGCACGGATGCTAGGGGCGACTGAATGGGCCTGCGGACGGTAGGGGCATGGGCGGATGGCAGATCGCGAGGTGGGCAGCGGTGGTGCTGGTGAACGGCGAGGTGACCAGCAGGCAGATCGAGCGGCCAACATTTCTCGCACGCATGTAGATTGAATGGTTGAAGAGAAAAATGAATCgaagaaagggagaaagaaaggaagatgaGTGAATTTCCCTTTAgaaaggggagagggaggaggataAAAGGgattgagaaaaaaagaaaaaggaaatggaaaGAGGATCTATTAGAGTATGTTTTTCTTCCCTCAATCCATTTTTAactgaaaagagaaaagaaaatctGCTGAAGATGCTCTAATAACAGGTACTCCACTTCTACTCCGCATTGTTATACACCAAATGCCAATTCTTTTCTTTCCCTTTACCTACCTCTCACTATCACATGCGACGGTAGAGTTCTATACTCCGCATTGTTATACACCAAACgacaattattttttttcccgttACCTACCTCTCACGATCACATGCGACGGTAAAGGCGTAGAGGTGATGCCGTTCTCATTCTCTTTTAATATACTAACAGAATACTAGAAGTAACCAAAGCTACATATTTCTTAGTTGCTCCCCACGACCAAAGGAGAATCTCGCGGACATGCATGGCCACTCTTGCATTTGAGTATTCAATCCCTACAGGTACGTGTTGATATTTACAATTATAGCTAGTTACTTTTTCAGTAGTAGATTATGTGCTCGTTGATTTGACTTCTATGTGTCTGTTCATATTTGTAGCTAATTATTTTTCAGTAGTAGATGATGCGTTTGTCGATGGTGTGTTTATCGACAGCAAGACATCTATGATAGATATGCGTAAGTGGGTGCGTTCACAAAGATAATTGTGTGTTCATATATGTAAATGTATGAATACCTAGTGCGGTGTTTCGTAAAAAAGCATTTAGCCTTTATTTTAAAAGTTATAATGTATAGTGGGTGCGTTTACAAAGATAATTGTGTGttcatatttttaaatatatctATGTTTGCACATGTTTCGTAAGAAAAATATTTAGACTTTATTTTAAAAAGTGGTGGTAAACGGCGCCTAGCTTAGCTAGCCGATGCTTGGGCGCTTGGAAGAACAACTCCATCTTGCCTATAGTGATTTCCCGCTTATAGTGATTTATGGTTTCATTTATATATGAAAGTGGAGATGTTGGAGATGGACGAAGATTAGTCATGGGTGCATAATAATACCAAAGTTACTCGATTTAACATGGCTTAGCTAGTCGACTGAGCTCGACCTTGTCTATCTAGTTCCTAAAGagtttttttaatgaaaatttGAGCTTAGCTAACAATCCATGTCAGCTCAACCTCGACATGCTACTCGATCATGGCTTGACAAGCCCTGAATAGCCATGCTTCTCGCGATGGACCGGTTAGAGTATAGAACTCCAGGAGTCATTAGAACTTCCGTCTCAATCCGAGTTCGACGGCACCATCTTAAAACAAAGCCCGGGGAGTCTCCGCCCGTGGTTGAATTTTTTTGACAAGCTCGGAATAGAGCTTGGCTACAAATCTACAATATTGGAAAATGTTGACGCCAAGCCTCACACAAGCTTTATATTACCAGCCTCCGCCGAGCGACCTTGTATTGCCATTTGCCAAGTGTAATGTAAATGTTTAATACACGCTTTCTAAGAAATATAGTTGGGGATGTGATCGTGATAGAATTTTTCAGAAAGGATAGGGAATCACAATGGACAAAAACAGTGAGATAAAGTATAGTAgctactccctctatcctaaaTTGCTGattattttagcatttctagattcatatattttactatgtatttagacatattgtatatctagatgtaaAGAAAAACTACGAACTTAGAAATGccacgacctataatttggaatgaatGGAGTTCTTCGGTCAAACTTTTTTTTAGGGCGGTcagcctttttttttacttgagaGAGATTTCTGTCGGACAAGAGGAAATGCAGGCCATGCGCAGGTGTGTGCAGTCGGGCCCGATCAATGCAGTAGGCCCAATTTACACAAGCTTTGCCCGAAAAGGCCCAACCATTTCATGGGTCCCACAAGTCAGAAACGCTGCCGCCGAATTCGGCGATCAGACGCGCCGTCGTTCGGTTCGGGCGCTACGCATTTCGAATCGAAACTCAAAAACCctcccctcttcttcctcatcgcTCGCCCGCCGAACCCAACGTTCCCCAACCCGATCGCAGCCGCCCCCCGCCGTCTAGGGTTTCGGCCCGCGCCCTCCCTCCCCATGGCGAAGGTCAGGAGGTCGACGCCCGCCCCCGTGCCCGCGGCCAAGGCCCCGGCAGCGACGGCGAAGGCCGCGAAAGCCAAGAGCTCGGCGTCCGCGGGCGCGGCGGATACGGCCGCGAagagccccgcggcggcggcggcgtcgccgccaaTTGTGATCGAAATCCCGTCGTCCCCCGACCCCTCCGTGGGGGTAGGCTCCAAGGGGAGCAGCGGTTCCAAGAAGAAGGCGCGGAAGAGGCCCGCGCCGCAGCTCGATCTCGACGACGAGATCGAAATGTGGACCCCGCGGCAGAAGATGCTCCGCGACGAGGACTGCCAGATCCTCGCCAGAGATCCGTTCTCGGCCACCAGCGAGGTGGCCTcctcgcccgccaccgccaaTGACGAAATCGCGGTCGTCGCCGAGCGGGGCAAGGTACGCGCGCGACCGGACTCCCAGAACACGGGCTCTGTTTCTTGTTTGTGCGGTGGAGCGGTTGAGCGGCCAAGGCGTCGATCTGAAATGTGCGATCATTCTGATGGGGTGTTGAAAAGCCGAGCCTCCCTCTGAAATGTGTGGTCTCTGATGTGGTATTGCAGGTGGCGTGCAGAGATTACCCGCATCCGAGGTCTGCTTGCGCCAAGAACCCGTTTGGCACTACGCCTCATGAGCGTCACTGTGACAAGGTACTGTCGCGCCAAGACTTCCACTCCTTGCTCATGATATTTTACAGACAGGCTAGGCTTATTGCACATATTGTCCATTTTAAGTCTGGGGATGAAAATGAAGCTTTTTGTAAATATCATACAACGAATAACTGCTTGGTATACTGTAACATGCAAATTAGTTGCTAAAGTTGCAAAGTATAACATACATTTATGATTTTCATGCCAATATAAGTTGGCTGCAAGAGCTTGCTCTTCACGCCAAACGGCACCCATTTATCATGTTTCCTTATCTCATTGGCTCATTGCAGCCTTGTTCACTTTATTTAGCTATTTGGATTCCAATAGGGATGAATTTGCGTGTTATTATGATAAATTACTACACCATGTAAACCAGTGGCTTTGCTTAGTTCCCAAGTCCTAGATGATAAATAAGTTGTTGCTTGTTACTGAATGCTCCACATTTACAGTTGCATTACCACTAAGGCTTATCACTTATCAGAATGCCACGAAGTAGTGTTTATCTTGTGTGGCAGAATTCCTGCTTTACATGCTACATCATAGTCCTATGTGTGCTTTTGAAAGGGTCCTGGCAAGCATTGTTGTGCTTCTTACAAGGAGATAAAGTGAAATGTCATGAGATCATTAAGGATCTCATGATCTTTGCCACATTACACTCAAACTTAGCAGTAGTTGCTGACAGCATAGGCATACTGTGTTCATGCTTGCATTGTTCATTTAAGTTCAAGGGATGAAAATGAAGCCATTTGCAAATCTTTGCTTGCCACAAATTAGATGGGTCTTGTGAGCTATTGTTAAGGCATTTCAACGCAGTTCTTTCTATATGAATTAATTAATGTTGCTTTATTTAATGTTGCTTTATTTAAGTTCAAGCAAGAAAATTGAATATTTGTGCGAATATTGTATCATTAAGTAGTTATTCGCTGTATGGTGATCAGTTAATTTGTTTCCCAATCTGCATGTGTAACGCATACCTGTTGGTTGCCATGCCAATAACAGTATTCTAAAACTGATTCTTCGAATGGCATGGTCGATTGGCTAGATTACCATGTTGCTTTAGGCCTTAGCTCAGTGTGGTCTTGTTTATTTTGGTCATTTATCTGGATGAGAACTGAAATGGACTACTGCCTTGTTTAGTACTTGATGTGTTATTGTGGCAAGGTAACTTTGCCCTGTTTTTTAGGACTCAAATAGCAATAAGGTAACCTTGCCTGCTTCCAGAACTTAAAATGGCAATCGGGATTTTGATTGCTACCGGAAATCCCACAATGTTAGAGTTGCATTACTGCCATCGCATATATCAGACTTGGCTGATATCGTGCTCATCTTTTGCAGTGTTTCTGCTACGTGTGCGACATTGCTGCCCCATGTGTGTCCTGGAAGGGTCACGGAGGGCACTGTCATGCTTCAGATAAAGACAAGAAGTGGAAGACTATGAGATTGATCAAGAAAAGGGCGCAAGTTAAGCCTAGTTAAGTCAATCCTAACTCTAGGTCTGGCAATCAGTATTTTGCAAGCGCTTGTCAGCTTGTTCTGATAGGAGGGTTATTTTGCAGCAACTTGTACAGAGGGTTAGTACCGGCAATAGATCTGTCCCAATGCTTGGTGCATCTGTGTGCCGCCTATCACAAACTGAATGATACTCCTATATAAGAAGAACATCTTCGGAGTGTCATCAGTGTTGTGTTACATTAAATTCCAGCATCTATGTATCTCCTGCTCTCTTTGTCCCACAAAGAatgtttatttaaaaaaatttagatAAGATAGTACCAATGCTAGAAGTCTaaagtacccctaataactcttcttaatcggatgGATTATTGAGtataattaattatgcatgcacgcttgtTGAATCTATTAACCTTCCTTATTTAGCAAGTCTAACTAAATGATCGATTCGTTAACTGGGACAGCAAGTATTATGAGGGTATTTGTTGGATTGTCAGAAAGTTTTATGGACACTTCTTTAtgggataaattttgaaggGCTAAATGAACGGTCACGAATTTCAGTTCGTCTACTCCAACCCCTTGGGACCTGCAAATTCGTCGAGACTTTGCAGTGCCCATAGTTGTTTTTTGAGTGGCTTGCATTTATGAGTACCTTTGCGTCCCTTTGTTTCCCACGCGAGACTCCTCGTTGCCTGGTATGCCACTTGGAATTCTGCAACCTGTTTTTATTGCAGAGATAAATCAGTTTCGCTGCCCTCTGCTATATAAACGGGCATGATATGTGGTTGTTTTCCCATCAAAGTGGACACGGGAAAAGGTCTGCCAGGAAAATATGGTGAAGATAGTAGATGTCGGAGAAGAGCCTGATGTTAGCCGTGATGAGGACGACTGCGTCGAGATAGACCCTGCGGAGTTCGCCAAGAAGCTTAATCTGAAGGAAACTGATGATGTGATTCTTGTCGCTGCAAAAGGGAAGGTTAGCCCCTTTTCTAATCCCTTTCTCATTTTCTTCTCCATTAATCTCCCTGTAGGCTAAAAATTGTACAACGATTGCGTCTATTGCTTATAAGTCGTAGGCAATCCCTTTGGAGTAAGCATTGCTTTATCAATTGGTGGCGCTCGGGAAATTTTAAAACCGATATCTAAAGAAAATTTCGCACTCTAAAAGACTG is a genomic window containing:
- the LOC117837711 gene encoding uncharacterized protein, producing MGPTSQKRCRRIRRSDAPSFGSGATHFESKLKNPPLFFLIARPPNPTFPNPIAAAPRRLGFRPAPSLPMAKVRRSTPAPVPAAKAPAATAKAAKAKSSASAGAADTAAKSPAAAAASPPIVIEIPSSPDPSVGVGSKGSSGSKKKARKRPAPQLDLDDEIEMWTPRQKMLRDEDCQILARDPFSATSEVASSPATANDEIAVVAERGKVACRDYPHPRSACAKNPFGTTPHERHCDKCFCYVCDIAAPCVSWKGHGGHCHASDKDKKWKTMRLIKKRAQVKPS